One stretch of Clavibacter californiensis DNA includes these proteins:
- a CDS encoding ABC transporter permease, with amino-acid sequence MRALLSARGWIQAALFAVVAVFILGPLLWLAAHAFATSWDYPSLVPAGLTLDWWRVVLEDAELAAAVRNSLYFAPITVLVSALVCLPAAYAFSRFQFPGRRILLVGLFATNAFPKMGLFVSMASLFYGLHLMNTVTGIVIVQLIGTVVFMTWIPAAAFSAVPRSLEEAARDAGAGRVRTFLHVTLPLALPGILVAVLMSFLAAFDEAQGTYLVGAPVYMTMPTEMYSLVLNHPKQVAAVFAILLSVPSVALLLLARRHIMGGRLAEGFQIR; translated from the coding sequence ATGCGTGCCCTCCTCTCCGCCCGCGGCTGGATCCAGGCCGCGCTGTTCGCGGTCGTCGCGGTGTTCATCCTCGGCCCGCTGCTCTGGCTCGCGGCGCACGCGTTCGCGACGAGCTGGGACTACCCGAGCCTCGTGCCCGCCGGCCTGACGCTCGACTGGTGGCGCGTGGTGCTCGAGGACGCCGAGCTCGCCGCGGCCGTCCGCAACTCGCTGTACTTCGCGCCCATCACGGTGCTCGTCTCGGCGCTCGTCTGCCTGCCGGCCGCGTACGCGTTCTCCCGGTTCCAGTTCCCCGGCCGGCGGATCCTGCTGGTGGGCCTCTTCGCCACCAACGCGTTCCCCAAGATGGGGCTCTTCGTGTCGATGGCGTCGCTGTTCTACGGGCTGCACCTCATGAACACGGTCACGGGCATCGTCATCGTGCAGCTGATCGGCACGGTCGTGTTCATGACCTGGATCCCGGCCGCCGCGTTCAGCGCCGTGCCGCGCTCCCTCGAGGAGGCCGCGCGCGACGCGGGCGCAGGACGCGTGCGGACCTTCCTGCACGTGACCCTGCCGCTCGCGCTGCCCGGGATCCTCGTGGCCGTGCTCATGTCGTTCCTCGCCGCGTTCGACGAGGCGCAGGGCACGTACCTCGTGGGCGCGCCCGTCTACATGACGATGCCGACCGAGATGTACTCGCTCGTCCTCAACCACCCGAAGCAGGTCGCCGCCGTGTTCGCGATCCTCCTCTCCGTCCCCTCCGTCGCCCTCCTCCTGCTCGCCCGCCGCCACATCATGGGCGGGCGTCTGGCCGAGGGCTTCCAGATCCGTTAG
- a CDS encoding ABC transporter ATP-binding protein, with the protein MTASAPTSPTAALPRAHDDGTGTAAPSGLVVAGLSKDLGGRTIVDDLHLDVARGELVALLGPSGCGKTTTLRMIAGFLEPDRGSVVIGGRDVTAAGPAKRPSAMVFQNYALWPHLTVFKNVAFPLTLKKLSKDEITRRVMAALETVNLGHHAHSRPTQVSGGEQQRAALARAIVQEPDLLLLDEPLSNLDAKLRVKVREEIRDIQQRLRITTVMVTHDQDEALAISDRVAVMHQGRIEQVSAPTELYARPRTLVVASFIGSMNLLPTPRLQGTTPETLTAGPPVAFAPTSADADVWAVRPEDVTYAPRGIRPETDATSVVVRRVLPHGHFQELVLDAGGVEVRALVTASAPAVGEAGTVTLRAVRHYRGGVLVPDGATAGDAR; encoded by the coding sequence ATGACCGCATCCGCCCCCACCTCCCCCACCGCCGCTCTCCCGCGCGCGCACGACGACGGCACCGGGACCGCCGCGCCGTCCGGCCTCGTCGTCGCCGGGCTCTCCAAGGACCTCGGCGGCCGCACCATCGTCGACGACCTCCACCTCGACGTCGCGCGCGGCGAGCTCGTCGCGCTCCTCGGCCCGTCCGGCTGCGGCAAGACCACCACGCTCCGCATGATCGCCGGGTTCCTCGAGCCCGACCGCGGATCCGTGGTCATCGGCGGCCGCGACGTCACCGCCGCCGGCCCCGCCAAGCGGCCGAGCGCGATGGTGTTCCAGAACTACGCGCTCTGGCCGCACCTCACCGTGTTCAAGAACGTCGCCTTCCCGCTCACGCTGAAGAAGCTGTCCAAGGACGAGATCACCCGTCGGGTCATGGCCGCGCTCGAGACCGTGAACCTCGGGCACCACGCCCACTCGCGCCCCACGCAGGTCTCCGGCGGCGAGCAGCAGCGCGCGGCGCTCGCCCGGGCGATCGTGCAGGAGCCCGACCTGCTGCTCCTCGACGAGCCGCTGTCGAACCTCGACGCCAAGCTGCGCGTGAAGGTGCGCGAGGAGATCCGCGACATCCAGCAGCGGCTGCGGATCACGACCGTCATGGTCACGCACGACCAGGACGAGGCGCTCGCCATCTCCGACCGCGTCGCCGTGATGCACCAGGGCCGCATCGAGCAGGTGTCGGCCCCCACGGAGCTCTACGCCCGGCCGCGGACCCTCGTGGTCGCGTCGTTCATCGGCAGCATGAACCTGCTGCCGACGCCGCGCCTGCAGGGCACGACGCCCGAGACCCTCACAGCCGGCCCGCCCGTGGCGTTCGCGCCCACCTCCGCCGACGCCGACGTCTGGGCCGTCCGCCCCGAGGACGTGACCTACGCGCCGCGCGGGATCCGGCCCGAGACCGACGCGACCTCCGTGGTCGTGCGCCGGGTGCTGCCGCACGGCCACTTCCAGGAGCTCGTCCTGGACGCGGGCGGCGTGGAGGTGCGCGCGCTCGTGACCGCATCCGCGCCCGCGGTCGGCGAGGCCGGCACCGTGACGCTCCGCGCGGTGCGGCACTACCGCGGCGGGGTCCTGGTGCCGGACGGCGCCACGGCGGGCGACGCGCGATGA
- a CDS encoding flavin monoamine oxidase family protein, with protein sequence MSISRRTLLAASVSGLSLLGLAACTRTTPTPATPTATPSTTPTPTPTAGAAGLPEPVAFARSDWAGDPFARGSGSFLRPGATTADREALARPIQDRVFFAGEATSADRPGTVAGAYASGLRAAGEVDRAGAGSERVAVVGAGIAGTAAARSLRDVGHDVVLVEARADLGGRIRAAGGTDWPHPAELGALWIAADGDDLLRDAIEAAGITRYGLALVAEDRGPDGAVLEASSAGSDALAAARAWALAQPGAVSLAAALRETGADALSTEGGAASPAARLAALLATDVAIAHGAASDELSGAHGLDEPAPVGNVAVTGGFAGLVQHLLRDQDIDVLRESTVSRIAYGNGRVGLRLGSGESLSVDRVVVTVPLGVLQEGAIAFDPALPSSHDVAIRALGPGRADRIWLRFAEPFWSTTATVWTSYDEDGRFTRWYNLMPISGEPVLMAEVGAEAAERIAAMDDEALRAAALRSLAPFADPELLAEGTATPDPGPSAEPTP encoded by the coding sequence ATGTCGATCTCCCGCCGCACCCTCCTCGCCGCGTCCGTGTCGGGGTTGTCGCTCCTCGGGCTCGCGGCGTGCACGCGGACGACGCCGACGCCCGCGACACCCACGGCCACCCCCTCCACGACGCCGACCCCCACGCCCACCGCGGGAGCAGCCGGCCTCCCCGAACCCGTCGCCTTCGCGCGCTCCGACTGGGCGGGCGACCCGTTCGCGCGCGGATCCGGCAGCTTCCTCCGACCCGGCGCCACGACCGCCGACCGCGAGGCGCTCGCCCGCCCCATCCAGGACCGCGTGTTCTTCGCCGGCGAGGCCACGAGCGCCGACCGCCCCGGCACGGTCGCGGGCGCGTACGCGTCGGGGCTCCGCGCGGCGGGCGAGGTGGATCGCGCGGGCGCCGGATCCGAGCGCGTCGCGGTCGTCGGCGCCGGCATCGCGGGCACCGCGGCCGCCCGCTCCCTCCGCGACGTGGGGCACGACGTCGTCCTCGTGGAGGCGCGCGCGGACCTCGGCGGCCGGATCCGCGCGGCCGGCGGCACCGACTGGCCGCACCCCGCGGAGCTGGGCGCGCTCTGGATCGCCGCCGACGGCGACGACCTGCTGCGCGACGCCATCGAGGCCGCCGGCATCACCCGCTACGGCCTCGCGCTCGTCGCGGAGGACCGCGGACCCGACGGCGCGGTGCTGGAAGCCTCGAGCGCGGGATCCGACGCCCTCGCCGCCGCGCGCGCCTGGGCCCTCGCGCAGCCGGGAGCCGTGAGCCTCGCCGCGGCCCTGCGCGAGACCGGCGCCGACGCCCTCTCCACCGAGGGTGGCGCCGCGTCCCCCGCCGCCCGCCTCGCCGCGCTCCTGGCGACCGACGTCGCGATCGCCCACGGCGCCGCGTCCGACGAGCTCTCGGGCGCCCACGGCCTCGACGAGCCGGCGCCCGTCGGCAACGTCGCCGTCACGGGCGGCTTCGCGGGCCTCGTGCAGCACCTGCTGCGCGACCAAGACATCGACGTGCTGCGGGAGTCGACCGTCTCGCGGATCGCGTACGGCAACGGCCGGGTGGGGCTGCGGCTCGGATCCGGCGAGTCGCTCTCGGTCGACCGCGTGGTCGTCACCGTGCCGCTCGGCGTGCTGCAGGAGGGCGCGATCGCCTTCGACCCCGCGCTCCCCTCGTCGCATGACGTCGCCATCCGCGCCCTCGGCCCCGGCCGTGCGGACCGCATCTGGCTGCGCTTCGCCGAGCCGTTCTGGTCGACGACGGCCACGGTCTGGACCTCCTACGACGAGGACGGCCGCTTCACCCGCTGGTACAACCTCATGCCGATCTCGGGTGAGCCCGTCCTCATGGCCGAGGTGGGCGCGGAGGCGGCGGAGCGGATCGCGGCGATGGACGACGAGGCGCTGCGGGCGGCGGCGCTGCGCTCGCTCGCGCCGTTCGCGGATCCGGAGCTCCTGGCGGAGGGGACGGCCACCCCCGACCCGGGCCCGAGCGCCGAGCCGACCCCCTAG
- a CDS encoding NUDIX domain-containing protein: MTADRPPELPRGAHRDSGDAWVESPEGQRFWGAFGAAGLLVHDPDRGVLLQHRVAWSHHGGTWGLPGGARHAGESAVDGAAREAAEEAGVPPAGIRPVLATVLDLGFWSYTTVTARTIRPFEPRVADAESIELRWVPVVEVDGLELHPGFGRAWPMLHGELAREVTLVVDTANLLGSRPDGWWRDRAGSTARLLAALDALARDGLPAAALDLPGAVRWPDVVAVVEGDARDASLPAEPAAAAASPTLRAPGVAVVAAPADGDGDGEIVRVVGAARDAGREVLVVTADRGLVARVEALGARVVGPGRVRALLDARADRDAG; this comes from the coding sequence ATGACCGCCGACCGCCCGCCCGAGCTCCCGCGCGGGGCGCATCGCGACAGCGGCGACGCATGGGTCGAGAGCCCCGAGGGCCAGCGGTTCTGGGGCGCGTTCGGCGCCGCCGGGCTGCTCGTGCACGACCCGGATCGCGGCGTCCTGCTCCAGCACCGGGTCGCATGGAGCCACCATGGCGGCACGTGGGGCCTGCCCGGCGGCGCACGTCACGCGGGCGAGTCCGCCGTGGACGGCGCCGCGCGCGAGGCCGCCGAGGAGGCGGGGGTGCCGCCCGCGGGGATCCGCCCCGTGCTGGCGACCGTGCTCGACCTCGGCTTCTGGAGCTACACGACCGTCACGGCGCGCACCATCCGCCCGTTCGAGCCCCGCGTCGCGGACGCCGAGAGCATCGAGCTGCGCTGGGTGCCCGTGGTCGAGGTCGACGGGCTCGAGCTGCACCCGGGCTTCGGCCGCGCCTGGCCCATGCTGCACGGAGAGCTCGCGCGCGAGGTCACGCTGGTCGTCGACACCGCCAACCTGCTCGGCTCCCGGCCGGACGGCTGGTGGCGCGACCGCGCCGGATCCACCGCCCGCCTCCTCGCCGCGCTCGACGCGCTCGCGCGCGACGGCCTGCCCGCCGCGGCGCTCGACCTGCCGGGCGCCGTGCGCTGGCCCGACGTCGTGGCGGTCGTGGAGGGGGACGCGCGCGACGCGTCGCTCCCGGCGGAGCCCGCCGCGGCTGCCGCGTCGCCCACGCTCCGCGCGCCCGGTGTCGCGGTGGTCGCCGCGCCAGCCGACGGCGACGGCGACGGCGAGATCGTGCGCGTCGTCGGCGCGGCGCGCGACGCCGGGCGCGAGGTCCTGGTGGTCACGGCCGACCGCGGTCTCGTCGCCCGCGTCGAGGCGCTCGGCGCACGCGTCGTCGGGCCCGGCCGGGTCCGCGCGCTGCTCGACGCGCGCGCGGACCGCGACGCGGGCTAG
- a CDS encoding RNA-binding S4 domain-containing protein — translation MPADAAPPPARPADAAQAAVRVDSWLWAVRIYKTRSQATAACRAGHVKVANERAKASQSVRPGDEVRVRVAGAERILVVRRTLVKRVGPAIAAEAMTDLTPPPPPRDAAPATIVRDRGAGRPTKRDRREIERLRDPEGMRGR, via the coding sequence ATGCCCGCCGACGCCGCCCCGCCCCCCGCGCGGCCCGCGGACGCCGCGCAGGCCGCGGTCCGGGTCGACAGCTGGCTCTGGGCCGTGCGGATCTACAAGACCCGCTCGCAGGCGACGGCCGCCTGCCGGGCCGGGCACGTGAAGGTGGCCAACGAGCGGGCGAAGGCGTCCCAGTCCGTGCGGCCCGGCGACGAGGTGCGCGTGCGCGTCGCAGGTGCCGAGCGGATCCTCGTGGTGCGCCGCACGCTCGTGAAGCGCGTGGGACCCGCGATCGCCGCGGAGGCGATGACCGACCTCACTCCCCCGCCGCCGCCGCGCGACGCCGCGCCCGCGACGATCGTGCGGGACCGCGGCGCGGGACGCCCGACGAAGCGCGACCGGCGCGAGATCGAGCGGCTGCGCGACCCGGAGGGGATGCGCGGG
- a CDS encoding Pr6Pr family membrane protein: protein MQRILGGVRLVAAIVVVVALAGDFDYVQGFTTFAAENWFSYFTTQSGMAGVVVLAASGLQALRGRAEPPLMAAVRAVVLSYVVVSGVVFGLIVLESSSQAYYVEVPWSSRLLHFVIPAYALLDWTLAPGRPRVTWKAVGWAMPFPVAWCAFTEVRGPRVGWYPYFFLDPAQVGVPFEIAAWLALVAGVLAGVSALVVALSRVRPADGGPRRRTHDGDAPCGTPSREPAPSGADGEAVAESAGAPAPRQARGSAGDRETVRR, encoded by the coding sequence GTGCAGAGGATCCTCGGTGGCGTGCGCCTGGTCGCCGCGATCGTCGTGGTCGTCGCGCTCGCGGGCGACTTCGACTACGTGCAGGGCTTCACGACCTTCGCGGCCGAGAACTGGTTCAGCTACTTCACGACGCAGAGCGGGATGGCCGGTGTCGTCGTGCTCGCCGCCTCCGGGCTGCAGGCCCTCCGCGGCCGCGCCGAGCCGCCGCTCATGGCCGCGGTGCGCGCGGTCGTGCTGAGCTACGTCGTGGTGTCCGGCGTGGTCTTCGGCCTCATCGTGCTGGAGTCGAGCTCGCAGGCGTACTACGTCGAGGTGCCGTGGTCGAGCCGGCTGCTGCACTTCGTGATCCCCGCGTACGCGCTCCTCGACTGGACCCTCGCGCCGGGACGCCCGCGCGTCACGTGGAAGGCCGTCGGCTGGGCGATGCCCTTCCCGGTGGCCTGGTGCGCGTTCACGGAGGTCCGCGGTCCGCGCGTCGGCTGGTACCCGTACTTCTTCCTGGATCCCGCGCAGGTCGGCGTCCCGTTCGAGATCGCCGCGTGGCTGGCGCTCGTCGCGGGCGTGCTGGCGGGGGTGTCCGCGCTCGTCGTGGCGCTCAGTCGCGTCCGGCCGGCCGACGGCGGGCCCCGGAGGCGGACGCACGACGGCGACGCGCCGTGCGGGACGCCCTCCCGGGAGCCCGCGCCGTCGGGTGCCGATGGCGAGGCGGTCGCGGAGAGCGCGGGGGCACCGGCGCCCCGGCAGGCGCGGGGATCCGCGGGCGACAGGGAGACCGTCCGCCGCTGA
- a CDS encoding NADP-dependent oxidoreductase, with protein MSPSSRSTSQQVQFGSFGGVDVLEVVDVPRPSPGPGEVLVEVFAAGINHIEAYIRQGRFPDEVPTAFPNGQGSDFAGCIAAVGEGVTRFKKGQDVLGHTVMAAHATHVVVPAGNVVLKPAQLPWEVAGGLFLAGLVAHDVLHAVTVAEGDTLVVTAAAGGVGSIEAQLAMRRGARVIGTCGERNFDYLRQIGVTPVVYGDGLADRIRAAAPNGVQGFVDNFGGGEDVAEELGVAGKRFSSSDDRRAIELEAVLPPVDEDDVHRSRTLATVAELAAKREVDVLVSGFYPLAEVQEAFDDLERRHARGKIVLGMRPVHYPGDRRSTAKARDVAEGRD; from the coding sequence ATGAGCCCTTCATCGCGATCAACCAGCCAGCAGGTGCAGTTCGGATCCTTCGGCGGCGTCGACGTCCTCGAGGTCGTCGACGTCCCGCGTCCCTCACCCGGCCCCGGCGAGGTGCTCGTCGAGGTCTTCGCGGCGGGCATCAACCACATCGAGGCGTACATCCGCCAGGGCCGCTTCCCCGACGAGGTGCCGACCGCGTTCCCCAACGGCCAGGGCAGCGACTTCGCCGGATGCATCGCGGCGGTCGGCGAGGGCGTCACGCGCTTCAAGAAGGGGCAGGACGTCCTCGGCCACACCGTCATGGCCGCGCACGCGACGCACGTGGTCGTGCCCGCGGGCAACGTCGTCCTGAAGCCCGCGCAGCTCCCGTGGGAGGTCGCGGGCGGCCTCTTCCTCGCCGGGCTCGTCGCGCACGACGTGCTGCACGCGGTCACGGTCGCCGAGGGCGACACGCTCGTCGTCACCGCGGCGGCCGGCGGCGTCGGCAGCATCGAGGCGCAGCTCGCCATGAGGCGCGGTGCCCGTGTCATCGGCACGTGCGGCGAGCGGAACTTCGACTACCTGCGCCAGATCGGGGTCACCCCGGTCGTCTACGGCGACGGCCTGGCCGACCGGATCCGCGCGGCGGCGCCGAACGGCGTGCAGGGCTTCGTCGACAACTTCGGCGGCGGCGAGGACGTGGCCGAGGAGCTGGGCGTGGCGGGCAAGCGCTTCAGCTCGAGCGACGACCGTCGGGCGATCGAGCTCGAGGCCGTCCTGCCGCCCGTGGACGAGGACGACGTCCATCGCTCCCGCACGCTCGCGACGGTCGCGGAGCTCGCGGCCAAGCGCGAGGTCGACGTGCTCGTCTCGGGCTTCTACCCGCTGGCCGAGGTCCAGGAGGCGTTCGACGACCTGGAGCGCCGGCACGCGCGCGGCAAGATCGTGCTCGGGATGCGGCCCGTGCACTACCCGGGCGACCGGCGCAGCACGGCGAAGGCGCGCGACGTGGCGGAGGGGCGGGACTGA
- a CDS encoding inositol monophosphatase family protein: MTAATAHRGDSSRQRENTLAAILSAAEAGARTVEVDVHVTRDGQVVLLHDDTLERLWGVDARVADLDLADVRALGGGELRIPLLAEALELLAGTDVELVIDMASGDPAAAAHAVVRAAPRTPRVAWCGHLDGMRVIRELDPAAAIWLPWADPQPPTADDLAELRPAVVNMPHLLVGRALVDAVHALGAGVTCWTVDEPAQMEWLASIGVDAITTNELATLLDVLARREADPAAADARATAPAAERTRARAAARDLAGRAVHHVRSHEVGAVTTKANPADHVTEIDRAVERDVRAVVGAQFPHHVLVGEEYGGEAVPGRPCWYLDPVDGTANLANGVPWTSFSLALVVDSEPVVGVVADPWRGTVVEAAAGEGAWSAGARLDLRATPGGVHVPDADPLRGRMVSTELAGHAPWPGMLPLLDALAARYCTLRIMGSGTLTVAGIALGHGAGAVIGAFGPVDHLAATLIVREAGGVVLDAEGEDTLFPVSGGVLAARDPETARALHALWRAGIVEATSAALPTRAPAA; this comes from the coding sequence ATGACGGCCGCGACCGCCCACCGCGGCGACTCCTCCCGGCAGCGCGAGAACACGCTGGCGGCCATCCTCTCGGCGGCTGAGGCCGGTGCCCGGACGGTCGAGGTCGACGTGCACGTCACGCGCGACGGCCAGGTCGTCCTCCTCCACGACGACACCCTCGAGCGCCTGTGGGGCGTCGACGCGCGCGTCGCGGACCTCGACCTCGCCGACGTGCGCGCGCTCGGCGGCGGGGAACTCCGCATCCCGCTCCTCGCCGAGGCGCTCGAGCTCCTGGCGGGCACGGACGTCGAGCTCGTGATCGACATGGCGTCCGGGGATCCGGCCGCCGCCGCGCACGCGGTCGTCCGGGCCGCCCCGCGCACGCCGCGGGTGGCCTGGTGCGGGCACCTCGACGGCATGCGCGTGATCCGCGAGCTCGACCCCGCGGCCGCCATCTGGCTGCCGTGGGCCGACCCCCAGCCGCCCACCGCGGACGATCTCGCGGAGCTCCGGCCCGCCGTCGTCAACATGCCGCACCTCCTCGTCGGCCGCGCGCTCGTGGACGCCGTGCACGCGCTCGGCGCGGGCGTCACCTGCTGGACCGTGGACGAGCCCGCCCAGATGGAGTGGCTGGCGTCGATCGGCGTCGACGCGATCACCACGAACGAGCTGGCGACGCTCCTCGACGTGCTCGCGCGCCGGGAGGCCGACCCCGCCGCCGCGGACGCCCGCGCGACCGCGCCCGCCGCGGAGCGGACCCGCGCCCGTGCCGCGGCGCGCGACCTCGCGGGGCGGGCGGTCCACCACGTCCGCTCGCACGAGGTCGGGGCCGTGACGACGAAGGCGAACCCCGCCGACCACGTGACGGAGATCGACCGGGCCGTCGAGCGCGACGTGCGCGCGGTCGTCGGGGCGCAGTTCCCGCACCACGTGCTCGTCGGCGAGGAGTACGGCGGCGAGGCCGTGCCCGGCCGCCCGTGCTGGTACCTCGACCCCGTCGACGGCACCGCGAACCTCGCCAACGGCGTGCCGTGGACGAGCTTCTCGCTCGCCCTCGTGGTCGACAGCGAGCCCGTCGTGGGCGTCGTGGCGGATCCCTGGCGCGGCACGGTCGTCGAGGCCGCCGCGGGCGAGGGCGCCTGGTCCGCCGGCGCGCGCCTCGACCTGCGGGCGACGCCGGGCGGCGTCCACGTGCCCGACGCGGATCCCCTCCGCGGCCGCATGGTGAGCACCGAGCTCGCGGGGCACGCGCCGTGGCCGGGGATGCTGCCGCTGCTCGACGCGCTCGCCGCGCGGTACTGCACGCTGCGGATCATGGGGTCGGGCACGCTCACGGTCGCGGGCATCGCGCTCGGCCACGGCGCGGGCGCGGTGATCGGCGCGTTCGGCCCCGTCGACCACCTCGCGGCGACGCTCATCGTGCGCGAGGCAGGCGGCGTCGTGCTCGACGCGGAAGGCGAGGACACGCTGTTCCCGGTGTCGGGCGGCGTGCTCGCGGCCCGCGACCCGGAGACCGCACGGGCCCTGCACGCGCTCTGGCGCGCCGGGATCGTCGAGGCGACCTCCGCCGCGCTGCCGACGCGCGCTCCGGCCGCCTAG